From the genome of Thermoanaerobaculales bacterium:
GCCTCGCGACCGGCAAACGACGGCGGCACCAATGCCATCGCGCCGAAACCTACCTGATCTCCTCCTGAGCAGAGACCTCCTCGGGTTCCGCTAAAATACCACATTATGTCGTTTTTGTCAGCAGTCAAGGTCACAGGCTGGGATAGGTTCGTCGTTCTCGCCCCAGGAGCACATCCCGGTGCTGCCGGGACAGCGTTGTGTCGTGCGTGAACAACGGTCGCGCCTGGCCGCTCCACTAACAAATCGCCCGACCCGCCGCCACTCGCGGCGGCCGTACCGCACGCCCAAGTTCCGGGCCGGGAAGATGTCAACCGGCATTCGAGATCGCGCCCAACCACCGTCATTGGGCTGGCGAAATTGACGCCACCACGGCCGAGTTGTACAGTATTGTGCGCCCTCGATGCCCGGGGAGCCGGCGCCGCGAGGGAAGATCCAGGCGCAGCAGCGGGTTGTCGAGCCCGGGTCGTCGACCCCGCACGCCGAGAAAGCGAGCGCCGCCGTGTAGACCGGCGCGGGACGAGAGCACCATGATCGCAGACATCGAGCGGATCCGGAACATCGGGATCTCCGCCCACATCGACTCGGGCAAGACCACGCTCACCGAGCGCATCTTGTTCTATGCCCAGCGGATCCACGCGATCCACGACGTCCGGGGCAAGGACGGCGTGGGCGCGACCATGGACCACATGGAACTCGAGCGCGAGCGCGGGATCACGATCACGTCGGCCGCCACCCATGTCGAGTGGGGCAACCACCACATCAACATCATCGACACCCCCGGCCACGTCGACTTCACGATCGAGGTCGAGCGCTCGCTGCGGGTGCTCGACGGCGCCGTGCTGGTGCTGTGCGCGGTGGCCGGGGTCCAGTCGCAGTCGATCACCGTCGACCGCCAGATGAAGCGCTACAAGGTGCCCCGCATCGCCTTCGTCAACAAGTGCGACCGCTCCGGCGCCAACCCGGACCGGGTGGCGGCGGCGCTGCACGACAAGCTGGGCCACAACCCGGTCCTGCTCCAGCTGCCGATCGGGCTGGAGGCCAAGTTCGAGGGGGTCGTCGACCTGATCGACATGAAGGCGCTCTACTTCCGCGGCGAGAACGGCGAGGTCGTCGAGGAGGCCGAGATCCCGGCCGACATGCTCGCCCTCGCCCACGCGCGGCGCGCCGAGCTGATCGACGCTGCCAGCCTCTTCTCCGACGAGCTGCTCGAGGCGGCGCTCGAAGACCGCGCCACGCCGGAGCTGATCCGGGAGGCGGTGCGCAAGGGCACCCTGTCGCTCGAGCTGACCCCGGTGCTGGTCGGGTCGGCCTACAAGAACAAGGGCGTGCAGCCGCTGCTCGACGCCGTCAACCACTTCCTCCCCTCCCCCGCCGAGGTGCCGATCGAGGCGGTCGACCTCGACTCCGGCGACGCGGTGGTCCAGCTTGCCGCAGACCCCGCCCGGCAGACCGTCGCCTACGCCTTCAAGCTCGACGAGGGCCGCTACGGCCAGCTCACCTTCCTGCGGGTCTACCAGGGGACGCTCGCCAAGGGCGACACCGTGATCCAGACCCGCACCGGCAAGAAGACCAAGATCGGCCGCCTGGTCCGGGTCCACGCCGACAAGATGGAGGACATCGCCCGGGCGGGTGCCGGCGACATCGTCGGCCTGTTCGGCATCGACTGCCACTCCGGCGACACATTCGTCGGCGATGGGCCGCGCCTCGCCATGACCTCGATGTACGTGCCCGAGCCGGTGATTTCGCTGTCGGTCAAGCCGGTCGACTCGAAGGCCCAGGACCACATGTCCAAGGCCCTCCACCGCTTCACCAAAGAGGACCCGACCTTCCGGGTCACCCTCGATCCGGAGAGCGGCGAGACCATCATCTCCGGCATGGGCGAGCTCCACCTCGATGTCTACGTCGAGCGGATGAAGCGCGAGTACTCGGCCGAGGTCGAGACCGGCGCCCCCCAGGTGGCCTACCGCGAGGCGATCTCCCGCCGCGCCGACTTCGAGTACGTGCACAAGAAGCAGACCGGCGGCTCCGGCCAGTACGCCAAGGTCGCCGGCTACATCGAGCCCCTCGAGGAGGGCGACTACGAGTTCGTCAACGAGATCTACGGCGGCTCGATCCCGACCGAGTACATCCCGGCCTGCGACAAGGGCTTCCGCTCGGCGATCGAAAAGGGCCGCCTGATCGGCTTCCCCATCGTCCGGGTGCGTGCGGTGCTCACCGACGGCAACTCACACGCCGTCGACTCCTCGGACATGGCCTTCCAGATCGCCGCCCGGACCGCCTTCCGCGAGGCCTACCGCAAGGCCGGGCCGCGGATCCTCGAGCCGGTGATGAAGGTCTCCGTGGAGGGCCCGTCCGAGTTCCAGGGCGCGGTGTACCGCACGCTGATGCAGCGCCGCGGCAACGTGCTCGGCTCGACCGAGGACGGCGGCTTCGCCCGGGTCGACGCCGAGGTCCCGCTGGCCGAGATGTTCGGCTACTCGACCGACCTGCGCTCCGCGACCCAGGGCAAGGCCGAGTTCACGATGGAGTTCGCGCGCTACGCGCAGGCGCCGCGCGAGGTGTCCGACGAGCTGCTCAAGACGTACAAGAGCAAGCTGGTCGAGGAGGACGAATCATGACCGAGCTGATGATCGCCCTGCGCCGCTCGCCGCGGACCCTGCTCGAGCGCGACGGCCATCCCGGCCCGGGGCCGGGCCGGCTGGCGGTGGTGATGGCCCGCGCCGGCGTCGGCAAGACCGCCTTCCTGGTCGGGATCGGCATCGACGCCCTGCTGTCCGGGCAGCAGGTGCTGCATGTCTCGCTCGAGCGCACCGTCGAGAAGGTCCGCTCCTGGTACGACGACCTGCTGACCGAGATGCTGCGGCGCGAGAAGAAGCTCGAGCTGTGGGCCCCGGTCCAGCTCGAGATCGAGAAGCGGCGGCACATCCACACCTACGTCGGGCGCTCGTTCTCGGTGGCGCGGCTGCGCAATGCGCTCGAGCTGCTGCGCGAGTCGATGGAGTTCAAGCCCCAGGTCATCATCCTCGACCGGATCGAGGACGTCGGCGCCGACACCGTGATGATCGGCGAGCTGCGCGCCCTGGCCGCCGAGGTCGGCGCCGAGCTGTGGATGGCGTGCCGGACGCACCGCGACGGGCCGCAGGCCAAGCCCGGCCACCTGCCGCCGCCGGCGGACACCTTCGAGGAGCACGTCGACCTCGCCTTCCGGCTCGAGCCGCTCGACGCCAAGGTCCGGTTGCAGGTGCTGAAGGACCGCCAGCAGATGGTCGAGAAGAACCTCAACATCCTGCTCGACACCAAGACCCTGCTGATCACGACGGGTGTTGGAGCGAAGAAATAGGCGGTTGGGTACTCTTTCCCCTCCTGCCCGTTGCCGTTCCCGTTCCCGTTCCCGTGCCCGCGTACGGCGCGGCGTCTTCCATGAGCCTCCGCAGCAACCTGCCTCGCAGCCTTAGGCGCTCGCCTTGCCTCTGACGGTGGACAGGCCGCCGTCGACGCCGATCCGATCCCGCCGGCCGCACCGAGCACCGCATAGACGCCGTTCTCCGCCATCGTGCCGCCCGTGGAAGCGGCGAGTGGACGTGGTGAACAACCGGGACATCAGGCGCGGAGCATTCCACGTTGCAGGAATTGGTGGAGCGGTCCTTCTGTGGTGTGAGGGGATGGTCCCTTCGAAGAACAGCGAACGGAGAGCTCGACCATGGCGGGAAGCCACTTCTCGACTGCGCTCGCCGACCGTCAGACCGACCCCGCCGGTCGCCGCTGGCTGTTCGTGCCGTGCGACCAGCTGTCGGACCGCATCGGCCCGCTGGCGGTCGAGGATCCCGGCGAGCTCGGCATCATCCTCGTCGAGAACCCGTGGCAGGCGGACCGGCGGCCCAACCACCGCCAGAGGCTGGCCCTGGTGCTCGCCAACCTGCGCCACTTCGCGCTCGAGCAGGCCGGCCGCGGCGTCGCGGTCCGTCACGTGGTTGCCGCCGGGCCCTACCGCACGGCCCTCGAGCCGCTGGCGCGCGAGCTCGGGCCAGTCCGGGTCATGCGCCCGGCCGAGCGCGAGCTCCGGGTGGACCTCGCCCCCCTCGTGGCCGCCGGCGCGCTGGTGGAGATCCCGCACGAGGGCTGGCTGACGACCCGCCAGGATCTCGACGCGAGCCGCCGCGGCGGAGGACCGCCGTGGCGAATGGACTCCTTCTACCGCCAGGTGCGGCGGCGCACAGGGATCCTGATGGACAGCGGCAAGCCGCTCGGAGGGAGGCTCAGCCACGACGCCGACAACCGCCGGCCGTGGCCAGGAGATCCACCCGCGCCCGAGCCGCCGCGTTTCCAGCCCGACGAGGTGACCGTCGAGGTTGGCGAGCTCGTCGAGCGTTCCTTCACGCGCCACCCGGGCTCCCTCGACCTCGGATCGCTGCCCGCCACGCGGCGGGACGCCGAGCGGCTGTGGTCGTGGGCCCGCCGGGAGTGCCTGCACGACTTCGGCCCCTTCGAGGACGCCATGTCGGCGGCCTCGAGCGGCCTCTTTCACACCCGGATCTCGGCCCTCCTCAACCTCCACCGCCTGCTTCCGGCCGAGGTGGTGCGGGACGTGGTGGGCTCGGACCTCCCGCTCGCGAGCAAGGAGGGCTTCATCCGGCAGGTGCTCGGTTGGCGCGAGTTCGTCCACCACGTTCACGAGGCGACCGATGGCTTCCGCAGCGTGCCGGGCACGGTGCTCTGCACCGCCGACCGTCCCGGCGACGGCGGCTGGTCGCGCTGGTCCGGGGCGAGCTGGGATCGGCAAAACGCGGTTGACGGCAGCGACGGCGGCGCCGTGCCGGACCACCTCGAGGCCTCACGGCCGCTCCCGGTCGCTTACTGGGGCCGTCCGAGCGGCCTGGCCTGCCTCGACCGGGTGGTGGCGGCTGTGTGGCGGGAGGGGTGGAGCCACCACATCACTCGCCTGATGGTGCTCGCCAACATCGCCACCCTCCTTGGCGTCTCGCCGCGCGAGCTCGCCGACTGGTTCTGGGTCGCCTACACCGACGCCTACGACTGGGTGGTCGAGCCGAACGTGCTCGGCATGGGTACCTTCGCCACCGGGCCGCTGATGACCACCAAGCCCTACCTCTGCGGCGCCGCCTACATCGACCGGATGAGCGACTACTGCGCCGGCTGCGCCTTCGACCCGAAGCGGGACTGCCCGGTCTCGAATCTGTACTGGGCCTTCCTCGACCGCCAGCGCGGCAGGCTCGAGTCCAATCCGCGGATGCGGGTCGTCATGAACGCGCTCGTCGCGCGATCGGCGGCCCGGCTCGACGCCGACCGGGAGGTCCACCGCTGGGTGGCGGAGACCCTCGGCCGGGGGGAGGTGCTGCGGCCGGAGGACCGGCCCGGAAGGCGGCCCGGATGAGGGGCCGCAACCCCGTCAACCGGAACAAGCTGCCGGGATCCAAGTGGACGGCGGTGCGCGCTGAAAACCGCGAGAAGCACTTCGTCGTGCGCGACTGGGTGCGGGACGCCGAAGGCCGGCCGACCGATGAGGTCGAGATCGAGGCGATCCTCACCCGCGCGGTCCGCACCCTGCGCTGGCGCGAGCTCGAGGACTGGGATCACTGGCGGATCGGCTGGTTGAGCTGACCTGTCCCTTTCCCGTCCCCGTTCCCATTCCCGTTCCCGTTCCCGATCTCACGGGCTGTCCTCCTGAGACGAAACCGAATGATCGGGCAGATCGCGACCGGCGACCGGCTGACGGTGGACGGCTTCCTCGGCATCGTGACGGTGGGCTGAGCCGGAGGGCCGCGGCGTGGCGGGCTTGCGCGCAGCCAGCCGCTCACAGCGTCGTCAGGATCGCCTTGGCAGCGAGCACCGACAAGACGGCGACCGACAGGTTGACCAGCGTGCCGAGCAGGTAGTACGACGGGTTCTCGACGATCTGGTCCTTGCGGACGAACTCCTTGGCCCCGATGATGATCGCGAGCGCCGAGAACTCCGCCTGCACCACCAGGACGAACACCAGCAGCGTTTCGAAGAACCCGATCCAGAACCCGGTCGACCTGAGGTCGAAGGCTCGCCGCGACCTGCTCTCCGGAAGCGGCGCGCTCTTGGCGCTGTCCGACTGCAGGCGCGGCACGCCCAGCCGGATCAGCAGCGTGGCGACGACGAAAGAGACGATGAAGAACCCGGCGAAGACTGCAATGTCAATCATTTCTCATTGAGTTTCTGGAATCCATCGCTTCTCATTGACGGAATCGCGTGAAGCAGGCCGCCAATGGCAGCGGCCGCCTCGAGAACGAGCTCGGCGTGGCCCCGCCTGACGGCGTCCGACACCGACTGGCGGTGCTTGCGCATCCTGCCGGCGATCTCGGCCTGGCTGAGGCCGGAGGCGAGCAGCCGGTAGACCTCGCGCTGGTAGACCGTCATGTCCTCGAGCACTGCGTTGCTCATTTCGGTGAGGGCGTCGAGCGCGGCGTTGGTGGTGGCATCACCGATCAGCCACCTGCAGAAACGGCGCTCTTTCTTGATCGCGCGGACCGCATCGTCGGCGCGCTTGAAGACCTCGCCTCCCACCTGCCGGATGTCGTGGGAGAAGCGCCCAATGCTCCCGCGGGCGGCGACAAAGCGGATCGCCGCCTCGGGGTGCAGCCAGTCGCGAACCTGGTCGACGACGCTGTAGAGGTGGACCGGGGTGTCGAACAGGCCGGCCACCTCGTCGCCGTAGCTGATCGACAGCCCGAGCACCGGGGCCGGGTCGAGCCGACGGCTCAGGCCGGCAAGACGCTCCTCGAGCGTGCCGAACACGCGCTCGGCAACCCGTGGGGTGAGACCTGTCGATCCCTTCACGTCGACGAGCAGCAGGAAGCACTCGGTCACGGGGCCCTCTCGACGCAATGATATTTCATTGATTTCACAAAATCAATCGTTTCTCATTGCGGAAAGCCGCAAGCGCCGCGGGCGGGCGCAGTGTGCCGCCGGCAAGGCTCCCGCGGCCGACGGTGGCATCAACCGAGAACGGGCGGCGGACCTTCCCGGAAGCCGGCCTCGGCGAGGGCGGCAAGGATGCCGGCCGGGTCGTTGCTAGTGACCGCCTGCACGCCCATGGCCGCAAAGCGGACCGCCGCGCCGGGGTCGTCGACCGTCCACACCCAGGTCGGCCGGCCGGCGGCGCGGAACCACGCCACCGCCTGCTCGGTGACGTAGTCCTTGGCGACGCCGACGCTGTCGACGCAGCTCGCGTCGCGCCGGAAGAAGTCGGGGGGCGGCTCGCGCTCGAGGAAGTGGTGGATCCAGACCTCGGGCAGCCGCTCGGCGACCTCCGCCAGCAGCTCGAGGTGGAAGCTC
Proteins encoded in this window:
- the fusA gene encoding elongation factor G gives rise to the protein MIADIERIRNIGISAHIDSGKTTLTERILFYAQRIHAIHDVRGKDGVGATMDHMELERERGITITSAATHVEWGNHHINIIDTPGHVDFTIEVERSLRVLDGAVLVLCAVAGVQSQSITVDRQMKRYKVPRIAFVNKCDRSGANPDRVAAALHDKLGHNPVLLQLPIGLEAKFEGVVDLIDMKALYFRGENGEVVEEAEIPADMLALAHARRAELIDAASLFSDELLEAALEDRATPELIREAVRKGTLSLELTPVLVGSAYKNKGVQPLLDAVNHFLPSPAEVPIEAVDLDSGDAVVQLAADPARQTVAYAFKLDEGRYGQLTFLRVYQGTLAKGDTVIQTRTGKKTKIGRLVRVHADKMEDIARAGAGDIVGLFGIDCHSGDTFVGDGPRLAMTSMYVPEPVISLSVKPVDSKAQDHMSKALHRFTKEDPTFRVTLDPESGETIISGMGELHLDVYVERMKREYSAEVETGAPQVAYREAISRRADFEYVHKKQTGGSGQYAKVAGYIEPLEEGDYEFVNEIYGGSIPTEYIPACDKGFRSAIEKGRLIGFPIVRVRAVLTDGNSHAVDSSDMAFQIAARTAFREAYRKAGPRILEPVMKVSVEGPSEFQGAVYRTLMQRRGNVLGSTEDGGFARVDAEVPLAEMFGYSTDLRSATQGKAEFTMEFARYAQAPREVSDELLKTYKSKLVEEDES
- a CDS encoding cryptochrome/photolyase family protein: MAGSHFSTALADRQTDPAGRRWLFVPCDQLSDRIGPLAVEDPGELGIILVENPWQADRRPNHRQRLALVLANLRHFALEQAGRGVAVRHVVAAGPYRTALEPLARELGPVRVMRPAERELRVDLAPLVAAGALVEIPHEGWLTTRQDLDASRRGGGPPWRMDSFYRQVRRRTGILMDSGKPLGGRLSHDADNRRPWPGDPPAPEPPRFQPDEVTVEVGELVERSFTRHPGSLDLGSLPATRRDAERLWSWARRECLHDFGPFEDAMSAASSGLFHTRISALLNLHRLLPAEVVRDVVGSDLPLASKEGFIRQVLGWREFVHHVHEATDGFRSVPGTVLCTADRPGDGGWSRWSGASWDRQNAVDGSDGGAVPDHLEASRPLPVAYWGRPSGLACLDRVVAAVWREGWSHHITRLMVLANIATLLGVSPRELADWFWVAYTDAYDWVVEPNVLGMGTFATGPLMTTKPYLCGAAYIDRMSDYCAGCAFDPKRDCPVSNLYWAFLDRQRGRLESNPRMRVVMNALVARSAARLDADREVHRWVAETLGRGEVLRPEDRPGRRPG
- a CDS encoding TIGR02450 family Trp-rich protein; this translates as MRGRNPVNRNKLPGSKWTAVRAENREKHFVVRDWVRDAEGRPTDEVEIEAILTRAVRTLRWRELEDWDHWRIGWLS